A single window of Archangium gephyra DNA harbors:
- a CDS encoding cation:proton antiporter, whose translation MHGAHDFLKALAMVLCVAAVTSVIFQRLRQPVVLGYIIAGLIIGPHVPIPLVADPSIVQTLSELGVILLMFSLGLEFSLRKLFQVGPTAGITAVIQCSLMIWLGFVVGRAFGWTTLESIFVGAIIAISSTTIIAKAFDEQGIKGKLREIVVGVLIVEDLIAILLMATLTAVSSGAGLSAGQLALTIGRLGLFLVGLVVVGLLVIPRVVRAVHRLERPETLLVTSVGICFAVALLAQEFGYSVALGAFLAGSLVAESGKEKDVEHLVQPVRDVFAAIFFVSVGMLIDPALVAEHWVAVAVLTGVVILGKLVGVSLGVFLTGNGTRTAVQSGLSLAQIGEFSFIIAGLGLSLNATGPFLYPVAVAVSAITTLTTPFLIRASGPVANFVDRKLPKPLQTFAALYGSWVEGLRAAPQQKTTGARIRRMVRLLVLDAALLAALVIGTSVFLERLTTTVESRGGLGASVARLLVIGLASALAVPFLVGIVRVARGMGVLLADLALPPVAEGKLDRAAAPRRALVVTLQLGSLLSVGIPLVALTQPFIPGFQGAAVLLVQLVVLAVGFWRSATNLQGHVRAGSQVIVSALAAQTHVGNEKKHGEQLKTLHAILPGLGEPTPVRLEASSPAVGRSLAQLNLRGMTGATVLAIQRGEEGAVVPTAQEVLREGDVLALAGTHEAIDAARAVLETPRSPEAVAP comes from the coding sequence ATGCACGGTGCTCACGATTTCCTCAAGGCCCTGGCGATGGTCCTCTGCGTCGCCGCGGTGACGTCCGTCATCTTCCAGCGGCTGCGCCAACCCGTCGTGCTCGGGTACATCATCGCGGGGCTCATCATCGGCCCCCACGTCCCCATTCCCCTCGTCGCGGACCCCTCCATCGTCCAGACGCTGTCGGAGCTGGGCGTCATCCTCCTCATGTTCTCGCTCGGGCTGGAGTTCAGCCTGCGCAAGCTCTTCCAGGTGGGCCCCACCGCGGGCATCACCGCCGTCATCCAGTGCAGCCTGATGATCTGGCTCGGCTTCGTCGTGGGCCGGGCCTTCGGCTGGACGACGCTCGAGAGCATCTTCGTCGGCGCCATCATCGCCATCTCCAGCACGACCATCATCGCCAAGGCCTTCGACGAGCAGGGCATCAAGGGCAAGCTGCGGGAGATCGTCGTCGGGGTGCTCATCGTGGAGGATCTCATCGCCATCCTCCTGATGGCGACCCTCACGGCGGTGTCCAGCGGCGCGGGCCTGTCGGCGGGGCAGCTCGCCCTGACCATTGGCCGGCTGGGGCTGTTCCTGGTGGGGCTGGTGGTGGTGGGGCTGCTGGTCATCCCGCGTGTCGTGCGGGCCGTCCACCGGCTGGAGCGGCCGGAGACGCTGCTGGTGACGAGCGTGGGCATCTGCTTCGCCGTGGCGCTGCTGGCGCAGGAGTTCGGCTATTCGGTGGCGCTCGGCGCGTTCCTCGCGGGCTCGCTGGTGGCGGAGTCCGGCAAGGAGAAGGACGTCGAGCACCTGGTGCAGCCGGTGCGTGACGTGTTCGCCGCCATCTTCTTCGTCTCGGTGGGCATGCTCATCGATCCCGCGCTCGTCGCCGAGCACTGGGTGGCCGTGGCCGTGCTGACGGGGGTGGTCATCCTCGGCAAGCTGGTGGGCGTGTCGCTGGGCGTGTTCCTCACGGGCAACGGCACGCGCACCGCGGTGCAGTCGGGCCTGAGCCTGGCGCAGATTGGCGAGTTCTCCTTCATCATCGCCGGCCTGGGCCTGTCGCTGAACGCCACGGGCCCGTTCCTCTACCCGGTGGCGGTGGCCGTCTCGGCGATCACCACCCTCACCACGCCCTTCCTCATCCGGGCCTCGGGTCCGGTCGCCAACTTCGTGGACCGCAAGCTGCCCAAGCCGCTCCAGACGTTCGCGGCCCTGTATGGCAGTTGGGTGGAGGGCCTGCGCGCCGCGCCGCAGCAGAAGACCACCGGCGCGAGGATCCGCCGCATGGTGCGCCTGCTGGTGCTCGACGCGGCCCTCCTCGCCGCCCTCGTCATCGGGACGTCCGTGTTCCTCGAGCGGCTCACCACCACCGTGGAGAGCCGGGGCGGCCTGGGAGCGTCGGTGGCGCGCCTGCTCGTCATCGGCCTGGCGTCCGCCCTCGCGGTGCCGTTCCTGGTGGGAATCGTCCGGGTGGCGCGGGGAATGGGCGTGCTGCTCGCGGACCTGGCGCTGCCCCCTGTCGCCGAGGGCAAGCTGGACCGGGCCGCCGCGCCCCGGCGCGCGCTCGTGGTGACGCTCCAGCTGGGGAGCCTGCTCAGCGTGGGGATACCACTCGTCGCCCTCACCCAGCCCTTCATCCCCGGCTTCCAGGGCGCGGCCGTGCTGCTCGTCCAGCTCGTGGTGCTGGCGGTGGGTTTCTGGCGCAGCGCCACCAACCTCCAGGGGCACGTGCGCGCGGGCTCCCAGGTCATCGTCTCGGCGCTCGCGGCCCAGACGCATGTCGGGAACGAGAAGAAGCATGGGGAGCAGTTGAAGACGCTCCATGCCATCCTCCCCGGGCTCGGCGAGCCGACGCCCGTGCGGCTCGAGGCCTCCAGTCCCGCGGTGGGGCGGAGCCTCGCGCAGCTCAACCTGCGCGGGATGACGGGCGCCACGGTGCTCGCCATCCAGCGGGGCGAGGAGGGAGCGGTCGTCCCCACCGCGCAGGAGGTGCTGCGCGAGGGGGATGTGCTCGCGCTGGCCGGCACGCACGAGGCCATCGACGCGGCCCGGGCCGTGCTCGAGACGCCCCGGAGCCCCGAAGCCGTTGCACCCTGA
- the glgX gene encoding glycogen debranching protein GlgX gives MSREVWPGKPYPRGATFDGTGVNFAVFSQVATRVEVCLFDPQNPSKEVERFELQAMTDDVWHGYVPGLEPGTLYGLRVHGPYEPQKGHRCNPYKLLVDPYAKALHGEVDWSQPVFGYTLGNDKQDLMRDERDSAAGVPKSVVVGDYFDWGNERRPDVPWRKTVIYEAHVKGLTMRHPKVPENQRGTYAALGHPAVIEHLLKLGVTSVELLPVHAFADDSFLGEKGLSNFWGYNTLCYFAPEASYASRRTPGGAVNEFKGMVKALHAAGIEVLLDVVYNHSCEGNHLGPTLSLKGLDNASYYWLMPEARYYLDFTGCGNSLNASNPQTARLIVDSLRYWVEEMHVDGFRFDLATVLGRMGKGEFSPSAPIFQIINQDPVLGRVKLISEPWDVGLGGYQVGGFPAPWREWNGKYRDALRRYWKGDENLAGEVGHRLTGSSDLYQGARRRPQASINFVTAHDGFTLHDLVTYSHKHNEANGEHNRDGADDNQAWNCGVEGETQDSGVTTLRERQKRNLLASLFLSQGVPMLVAGDEMGRTQGGNNNAYCQDNELSWVDWNLDERRLALLEFTSRLIQFRHRQPVLQRRRFFQGKHIWDSEYKDLAWFRPDGTEMNQEDWNKPFTRSLAFLLGGDAIPSPDERGQRIIGDALLVLLNAHHEPVRFTVPPPTQGSRWVIEFYTADDQRGPEEPVSSGHFELTGRSLAVFREVPAT, from the coding sequence ATGAGCAGGGAAGTCTGGCCGGGCAAGCCGTACCCACGGGGCGCGACGTTCGACGGCACGGGGGTGAACTTCGCGGTCTTCTCGCAAGTGGCCACCCGCGTCGAGGTCTGCCTCTTCGATCCGCAGAACCCCTCGAAGGAAGTGGAGCGGTTCGAGCTGCAGGCGATGACCGATGACGTCTGGCATGGCTACGTGCCGGGGCTGGAGCCGGGCACGCTCTACGGCCTGCGTGTCCACGGACCGTACGAGCCGCAGAAGGGCCACCGCTGCAACCCGTACAAGCTGCTGGTGGACCCGTACGCCAAGGCGCTCCATGGCGAGGTGGACTGGTCCCAGCCCGTCTTCGGCTACACGCTCGGCAACGACAAGCAGGACCTGATGCGCGACGAGCGCGACAGCGCCGCGGGCGTGCCCAAGAGCGTGGTGGTGGGCGACTACTTCGACTGGGGCAACGAGCGCCGCCCGGACGTGCCCTGGCGCAAGACGGTCATCTACGAGGCCCACGTGAAGGGCCTCACCATGCGCCACCCCAAGGTGCCCGAGAACCAGCGCGGCACCTACGCCGCCCTCGGCCACCCGGCCGTCATCGAGCACCTGCTCAAGCTGGGCGTCACCTCGGTGGAGCTGCTGCCGGTGCATGCCTTCGCGGACGACTCCTTCCTCGGCGAGAAGGGCCTGTCCAACTTCTGGGGCTACAACACCCTGTGTTACTTCGCCCCCGAGGCCTCCTACGCCAGCCGCCGCACGCCGGGCGGCGCCGTCAACGAGTTCAAGGGCATGGTGAAGGCCCTGCACGCCGCCGGCATCGAGGTGCTGCTCGACGTCGTCTACAACCACTCGTGCGAGGGCAACCACCTGGGGCCCACGCTCTCGCTCAAGGGCCTCGACAACGCCAGCTACTACTGGCTCATGCCCGAGGCGCGCTACTACCTGGACTTCACCGGCTGCGGCAACAGCCTCAACGCCTCCAACCCCCAGACGGCGCGCCTCATCGTGGACTCCCTGCGCTACTGGGTGGAGGAGATGCACGTGGACGGGTTCCGCTTCGACCTGGCCACCGTGCTCGGCCGCATGGGCAAGGGGGAGTTCTCCCCCAGCGCCCCCATCTTCCAGATCATCAACCAGGATCCCGTGCTCGGCCGGGTGAAGCTCATCTCCGAGCCGTGGGACGTGGGGCTCGGCGGCTACCAGGTGGGCGGCTTCCCCGCGCCCTGGCGCGAGTGGAATGGCAAGTACCGCGACGCCCTGCGCCGCTATTGGAAGGGAGACGAGAACCTCGCGGGCGAGGTGGGCCACCGGCTCACCGGCTCCTCGGACCTCTACCAGGGGGCGCGCCGCCGGCCCCAGGCCAGCATCAACTTCGTCACCGCCCACGACGGCTTCACCCTGCACGATCTCGTCACCTACAGCCACAAGCACAACGAGGCCAACGGCGAGCACAACCGCGACGGCGCCGATGACAACCAGGCGTGGAACTGCGGCGTGGAGGGCGAGACGCAGGACTCCGGCGTCACCACCCTGCGCGAGCGCCAGAAGCGCAACCTGCTCGCCTCGCTCTTCCTCTCGCAGGGCGTGCCCATGCTCGTCGCCGGTGACGAGATGGGCCGCACCCAGGGCGGCAACAACAACGCCTACTGCCAGGACAACGAGCTGTCCTGGGTGGACTGGAACCTCGACGAGCGCCGGCTGGCGCTGCTCGAGTTCACCTCGCGCCTCATCCAGTTCCGCCACCGCCAGCCGGTGCTCCAGCGCCGCCGCTTCTTCCAGGGCAAGCACATCTGGGACTCGGAGTACAAGGATCTCGCGTGGTTCCGCCCGGATGGCACGGAGATGAACCAGGAGGACTGGAACAAGCCCTTCACCCGCTCGCTCGCGTTTCTCCTGGGGGGCGACGCCATCCCCTCGCCCGACGAGCGCGGCCAGCGCATCATCGGCGACGCCCTGCTGGTGCTGCTCAACGCCCACCACGAGCCGGTGCGCTTCACCGTGCCACCTCCCACCCAGGGCTCCCGGTGGGTCATCGAGTTCTACACCGCGGATGACCAACGGGGCCCCGAGGAGCCCGTGTCCTCCGGCCACTTCGAGCTGACGGGCCGCTCGCTCGCCGTCTTCCGGGAAGTGCCGGCCACCTAG
- a CDS encoding DUF4142 domain-containing protein — translation MKQTIQGLMLAGTLVLGGSALAQQAGKENKKGTAELRGFVVPTDEKALLERLHYTNQLEIKLGQLAQQNSNNPDVKAFGKQMVDEHTAADGKLMTMAQGLGLKLSDMPKPMNDVEKKVMAADKAIMEELQALKGEPFDSCYISGQVGDHDATLGKLMAGRQALTGNAQLTSLMDEMTQHVSQHRQQAYSVLGKLGQTMGVGGAGTGMQKGTESGTGGHGGHMGTGTGSGTGGHMGTGTGSGTTGSGTGGHMGTGTSGTTGTGQSGTGMQPKK, via the coding sequence ATGAAGCAGACGATTCAGGGACTCATGCTGGCCGGTACGCTCGTCCTCGGTGGCTCCGCGCTCGCGCAGCAGGCGGGCAAGGAGAACAAGAAGGGCACGGCCGAGCTGAGGGGCTTCGTGGTGCCCACCGACGAGAAGGCCCTGCTCGAGCGGCTGCACTACACCAACCAGCTGGAGATCAAGCTCGGCCAGTTGGCCCAGCAGAACTCCAACAACCCGGACGTGAAGGCCTTTGGCAAGCAGATGGTGGACGAGCACACCGCCGCGGACGGGAAGCTGATGACGATGGCGCAGGGCCTGGGCCTGAAGCTGTCGGACATGCCCAAGCCGATGAACGACGTGGAGAAGAAGGTGATGGCCGCGGACAAGGCCATCATGGAGGAGCTCCAGGCGCTCAAGGGCGAGCCGTTCGACTCCTGCTACATCTCCGGCCAGGTGGGCGATCATGACGCCACGCTCGGCAAGCTGATGGCGGGCCGGCAGGCCCTCACCGGCAACGCCCAGCTGACCTCGCTGATGGACGAGATGACCCAGCACGTGTCCCAGCACCGCCAGCAGGCCTACTCGGTGCTCGGCAAGCTGGGCCAGACCATGGGCGTGGGCGGCGCGGGCACCGGCATGCAGAAGGGCACCGAGTCCGGCACGGGCGGCCACGGCGGCCACATGGGCACGGGCACGGGCAGCGGCACCGGCGGCCACATGGGCACGGGCACCGGCAGCGGCACGACGGGCAGCGGCACCGGCGGCCACATGGGTACGGGCACCAGCGGCACCACGGGGACCGGCCAGTCCGGCACCGGCATGCAGCCCAAGAAGTAA